The DNA sequence CGGCGGCTCCTGCGTCGCTGTCATGACAACAGCAGACCGCCGAACAGGGGGTAGAAATAATTGTCAGCGGCTAACGCCCCGCGTGTTAGGTGGAGTTAAGTTCGCAGTTCACGGCCTCAGGGGACGGGGGAGAACGTGGCAGGACAGCGACGACGAGGCGACCGACCGCCGACACGGCTGCAAGCCGTCCGGCGTGAGTCCGGACGCACCCAAGCGCAAGTCGTACGCTACTTCCTCACCAGGGGACAGGCACTAGGCATACCCGTAGCGAGCGAGTCGGCCCTGTCCGTCATGCTGTCCCGCTGGGAGAACGGCCGCGTAGAAGTAACCGACCCCGGCTATCAACGCCTCTTCCGCGAGTTCTACGGCCGAACCAACGAAGAACTTGGCTTCCCACCAGAACATCTGAACGAATCCGCCGAAGAACTTCGCGACCGCTTGGTCATCGCACGCAACATCGATCGCGAAACACTCGACCTGTTCCAACGTCAAGTCAACGACCTACGCAACTCGGACGCACGCTTCGGCGCCGTCGTGGTTCTCGACCAGCTGAACAACCTCGTCCGCCAAATGGAAAGCGTCAAGACGTTCAGCGTGAGCACCCAACTCCGCGAACGCATGGCAGCCATCCTCACCGACGCGCGCACTCTCGCTGGCTGGACAGCACTCGACCGAGGCTCCCAACTCCAGGCTTGGCAGTACCACGAGGACGCCAAGGTCTCCGCCCGCGAAGCAGACTCACCGCACCTCCTGGCCCACGCCACCGCACAACAAGCCGTGATCCTCTTGGACATTGGCGAACCGGCCGCCGCAGTCGAGCTGCTGGAGTACGCCCGGAAGGTAGCCGACAACCACGCCCCG is a window from the Saccharothrix saharensis genome containing:
- a CDS encoding tetratricopeptide repeat protein encodes the protein MLSRWENGRVEVTDPGYQRLFREFYGRTNEELGFPPEHLNESAEELRDRLVIARNIDRETLDLFQRQVNDLRNSDARFGAVVVLDQLNNLVRQMESVKTFSVSTQLRERMAAILTDARTLAGWTALDRGSQLQAWQYHEDAKVSAREADSPHLLAHATAQQAVILLDIGEPAAAVELLEYARKVADNHAPSLLRSWLAAAHGEGLAAAGRHDESLRAFDAAQALLPTNPIDPELPHLLLNDGHLARWRGSALVRLADHNAVTNLEAAVRELETSPHSAIRAQLHMYADLAFAYATAGDSKGALNYAAKARQLASRIGSDRQRQRLAKLQLPEIGGPGVA